In the Pantoea sp. Aalb genome, one interval contains:
- the pqiC gene encoding membrane integrity-associated transporter subunit PqiC, translated as MKWFIIGAVLALTGCGSDFTENKYYQIPAGNKLELARTHQYSCNHPVIWVEKVNLSDYLLGNGLVYQISKVKYNAATNNLWASPLDTQLKETLIHNLTKKIPGGLITSEPLCKNYYNLIVYLRDFHGRFDGQVVISGEWLLRHKTNLIKNNFNITIPQTQDNYSSLVEALSIGWDIISKQIANNIIKNNNINNKNIF; from the coding sequence ATGAAATGGTTCATAATCGGAGCTGTACTAGCATTAACAGGTTGTGGTAGCGACTTTACTGAAAATAAATATTATCAGATACCAGCAGGTAATAAGCTGGAATTAGCTAGAACTCATCAATATAGTTGTAATCATCCTGTAATTTGGGTAGAAAAAGTAAACTTATCTGATTATTTATTAGGGAATGGTTTAGTATACCAAATCAGCAAAGTGAAATATAATGCTGCTACTAATAATTTATGGGCAAGTCCACTTGATACACAACTTAAAGAAACATTGATACATAATCTTACTAAAAAAATTCCAGGTGGTTTAATAACTAGTGAACCACTTTGTAAAAATTACTATAACTTGATAGTTTATCTACGTGATTTCCATGGACGTTTTGATGGACAAGTGGTAATAAGTGGTGAATGGTTATTACGGCATAAAACTAATCTGATTAAAAATAATTTTAATATTACTATACCACAAACTCAAGATAATTATTCTTCATTAGTAGAAGCATTGTCTATTGGTTGGGATATCATATCTAAACAAATTGCTAATAATATAATAAAAAATAATAATATTAATAATAAAAATATCTTTTAA
- a CDS encoding 2Fe-2S iron-sulfur cluster-binding protein, with product MERKKLFLSKNRHHVVINYKKHEIIGNNKQIILEQLELYGFLIPYSCRSGICGKCKLHLISGTVKLLNKSYLDNIHEDGMIFPCCCIPISNITLL from the coding sequence ATGGAAAGAAAAAAGCTTTTCTTATCAAAAAATCGTCATCATGTTGTGATTAACTATAAAAAACATGAAATTATTGGGAATAATAAACAAATTATTTTAGAACAATTAGAACTATACGGTTTTCTAATTCCATATTCATGTAGATCAGGTATTTGTGGTAAATGTAAACTACATCTTATATCTGGTACCGTTAAATTATTGAATAAATCTTATTTAGATAATATTCATGAAGATGGAATGATATTTCCCTGTTGTTGTATCCCAATTAGCAATATAACATTGTTATAA
- the pyrD gene encoding quinone-dependent dihydroorotate dehydrogenase, with product MLYPFFRSILFKLDPEYANKIIVKALRFISGTFLERLTYQTLPLRPVSCMGLNFPNALGLAAGLDKNAEYINVFNAMGFGFIEVGTVTPLPQSGNSKPRIFRLLEVEGIINRMGFNNYGVDYLVENLKKTSFKGILGVNIGKNTNTPIEDSKKDYLICMEKVYSYADYIAINISSPNTPKLRTIQYNEALDNLLSAVKSKQKELQQIYFKYVPVVVKIAPDFSIKELTKVASSLIYHNIDGVIATNTTLDRTLVTSIKYAEEKGGLSGRPLQLRSTEIIRCLSHALRGKLPIIGVGGIDSIISVREKIAAGATLVQIYSGLIYKGPKLVKDIITNL from the coding sequence ATGTTATATCCTTTTTTTCGTTCAATATTATTTAAACTTGATCCAGAATATGCAAATAAAATAATTGTTAAAGCATTACGTTTTATTAGTGGTACATTTTTAGAAAGATTGACGTATCAAACTCTACCATTACGTCCAGTTAGCTGCATGGGATTAAATTTTCCAAATGCTCTTGGTCTTGCTGCAGGACTTGATAAAAATGCTGAATATATTAATGTTTTTAATGCAATGGGATTTGGTTTTATTGAAGTAGGTACAGTGACTCCACTTCCACAATCTGGTAATAGTAAGCCACGTATATTTCGTTTATTAGAAGTAGAAGGCATTATTAACCGTATGGGCTTTAATAACTACGGAGTTGATTATTTAGTAGAAAATCTTAAGAAAACATCTTTTAAAGGAATATTAGGAGTTAATATTGGTAAAAATACTAATACCCCTATAGAAGATAGTAAAAAAGATTATCTAATTTGCATGGAAAAAGTTTATAGTTATGCGGATTATATTGCTATTAACATTTCATCACCTAATACACCAAAATTACGTACAATACAATATAATGAAGCATTAGACAATTTACTTTCAGCTGTTAAAAGCAAACAAAAAGAGTTACAACAAATATATTTTAAATATGTTCCAGTAGTAGTAAAAATTGCTCCTGATTTTTCTATCAAAGAATTAACTAAAGTTGCTAGCAGTTTAATCTATCATAATATTGATGGAGTAATTGCTACTAATACTACACTAGATCGTACCCTTGTCACAAGCATAAAATATGCAGAAGAAAAAGGTGGATTAAGTGGTCGTCCACTACAATTACGTAGTACTGAGATAATACGTTGTCTTTCACATGCATTACGTGGTAAATTACCTATTATTGGAGTAGGAGGAATTGATTCTATTATTTCTGTTCGTGAAAAAATAGCTGCTGGCGCTACGTTAGTACAAATATATTCAGGACTTATTTATAAAGGTCCTAAATTAGTTAAAGATATTATTACTAATCTTTAA
- the asnS gene encoding asparagine--tRNA ligase codes for MRVVPIANILQNLVPINSKITVRGWVRTRRNSKAGFSFIAVYDGSCVNCIQVIANSSLINYHNEVLHLTTGCSVIINGILVKSLGRKQEFEIQTTQIEVIGWINNPESYPIAAKHHSLEYLREVAHLRARTNIIGAVARIRHTLAQSLHRFFNENGYFWVSTPLITSFDAEGSGEMFRISTLDLENLPRNNQGKVDFNEDFFGKEAFLTVSGQLNGETYACALSKIYTFGPTFRAEKSNTSRHLAEFWMLEPETAFATLDNAAELAEMMLKYVFKAILIERSDDLKLFTDRVNKEVISRLELFIETSFAQIDYTDAIEILLKSNQKFENPVFWGTEMSSEHERYLAEKYFKIPVVVKNYPKNIKAFYMRLNKDGKTVAAMDILAPGIGEIIGGSQREERLDVLDMSMEKIGLNKNDYWWYRDLRRYGTVPHSGFGLGLERLIAYITGVRNVRDVIPFPRTPRNLNF; via the coding sequence ATGAGAGTAGTACCTATAGCAAATATACTGCAAAACCTTGTGCCGATTAACAGTAAAATTACTGTACGCGGTTGGGTACGTACTCGAAGAAATTCTAAAGCTGGATTCTCTTTTATTGCTGTTTATGATGGTTCATGTGTAAATTGCATTCAGGTTATAGCTAATAGTTCTTTAATTAATTATCATAATGAAGTTTTACATTTAACAACTGGATGTTCTGTAATAATCAATGGTATATTAGTTAAATCACTGGGTAGAAAACAAGAATTTGAAATACAAACTACTCAAATTGAGGTTATTGGTTGGATTAATAATCCAGAAAGTTATCCAATAGCCGCAAAACATCATAGCCTTGAATATTTACGAGAAGTAGCACACTTAAGAGCACGAACTAATATTATTGGTGCAGTTGCTAGAATACGCCATACTCTAGCTCAATCATTACATCGCTTCTTTAATGAAAACGGTTATTTTTGGGTGTCTACTCCTCTGATTACATCGTTTGATGCTGAAGGTAGTGGCGAAATGTTTCGTATTTCAACATTAGATCTAGAAAATCTACCACGTAATAACCAAGGAAAAGTAGATTTTAATGAAGATTTCTTTGGTAAGGAAGCTTTTCTAACCGTATCTGGACAGTTAAACGGTGAAACTTATGCTTGTGCATTATCTAAAATATATACTTTTGGTCCAACTTTTCGAGCAGAAAAATCTAATACTAGTCGTCATTTGGCGGAATTTTGGATGTTAGAACCAGAAACTGCATTTGCAACATTAGACAATGCTGCCGAATTAGCTGAAATGATGTTAAAATATGTATTTAAAGCTATTTTAATAGAAAGATCTGATGATCTTAAGTTATTTACTGATCGTGTGAATAAAGAAGTTATTTCACGTTTAGAACTTTTTATTGAAACGAGTTTTGCTCAAATAGACTATACTGATGCAATTGAAATTTTATTAAAAAGCAACCAAAAGTTCGAAAATCCTGTTTTTTGGGGAACTGAAATGTCGTCTGAACACGAACGTTATTTAGCTGAAAAATATTTCAAAATACCAGTGGTGGTTAAAAACTATCCTAAAAATATTAAAGCTTTTTATATGAGATTAAATAAAGATGGTAAAACAGTTGCAGCAATGGATATTTTAGCACCAGGAATAGGTGAAATTATTGGTGGTTCGCAACGTGAAGAACGTTTAGATGTATTAGATATGAGTATGGAAAAAATAGGATTAAACAAAAATGACTATTGGTGGTATCGTGACTTACGTCGCTATGGTACTGTACCTCATTCAGGTTTTGGTTTAGGTCTTGAACGATTAATTGCATATATTACAGGTGTAAGAAATGTGAGAGATGTCATTCCTTTTCCACGTACACCACGCAATTTAAATTTTTAG
- a CDS encoding porin: MIKQKILAVVIPSLLTVSGTANALEVYNEGGNKLDLYGKASGVRYISRESKDDGDKSYINFGFKGETRINEDISGYGQWEYKILANGSEDINEINHNKTILGIAGLKLGNMGSIDYGRNYGIIYNITSWSHKNPEFGGIAIRSDNFMQGRGSGFLTYNNTNFFGLVNGWDFAIQYQGQNNRPNLLLSNGHGYGISTSYNIPMGVGIAAAYSNSTFSSNQMMNHNRSVVMPMKRGHTWATALKYDTDKFYLAATYSHTINEIPLTSKTITTKIPAIKPASDIPSDTSPHSSPNSSSSFIFSKTKKKIPYIPTFAKRGSTFEIVAQYKFDFGLSPSISYSETTIGGIATEKYISLGATYSFNKKLTTYFNYKIDPMYSPGNIVAVGLVYQF, encoded by the coding sequence GTGATAAAGCAAAAAATTCTTGCAGTAGTTATTCCTTCTTTATTAACTGTAAGTGGTACAGCAAATGCATTAGAAGTATATAATGAAGGTGGTAACAAACTTGATTTATACGGAAAGGCTTCCGGTGTACGTTACATATCTCGTGAATCAAAGGATGATGGAGATAAAAGTTATATTAATTTTGGTTTCAAAGGTGAAACTCGTATTAATGAAGATATAAGTGGTTATGGTCAGTGGGAATATAAAATCCTTGCTAATGGTTCTGAAGATATTAATGAAATAAATCATAATAAAACTATTTTAGGTATTGCTGGATTAAAATTAGGTAATATGGGTTCAATAGATTATGGTCGGAATTATGGTATAATTTATAATATAACATCTTGGAGTCATAAGAATCCAGAGTTTGGAGGAATAGCTATTCGTTCAGATAATTTTATGCAGGGTCGTGGTTCTGGTTTTTTAACTTACAATAATACTAATTTTTTTGGTTTAGTTAATGGTTGGGACTTTGCTATCCAATATCAAGGTCAAAATAATCGCCCTAATCTTCTTCTTTCTAACGGTCATGGCTATGGTATTTCAACTTCTTATAATATTCCTATGGGGGTAGGAATTGCAGCAGCATATAGTAATAGCACGTTTAGTAGTAATCAAATGATGAATCATAATCGTAGTGTTGTTATGCCTATGAAACGTGGTCATACATGGGCTACTGCATTGAAATATGATACAGATAAGTTTTATTTAGCAGCAACATATAGTCATACAATTAATGAAATTCCTCTTACATCAAAAACAATAACAACAAAAATACCAGCAATAAAACCAGCATCAGACATACCATCAGACACATCACCTCACTCATCACCTAACTCATCCTCATCTTTTATTTTCAGTAAAACTAAGAAAAAAATTCCTTATATTCCTACATTTGCTAAAAGAGGTAGTACTTTTGAAATAGTAGCTCAATATAAGTTTGATTTCGGCTTAAGTCCTTCTATCTCTTATTCAGAAACTACAATTGGAGGTATTGCTACAGAAAAATATATTTCATTGGGAGCAACATATTCGTTCAATAAAAAGTTAACTACTTATTTCAATTATAAAATTGATCCAATGTATTCACCTGGAAATATAGTGGCTGTAGGATTGGTTTATCAATTTTAA
- a CDS encoding amino acid aminotransferase: MFESIFAAPTDPILGLAELFHADKRHNKINLGIGVYKDETGNTPILNSVKQAEQYLLENETTKNYLNIDGLSDFARFTQELLFGINSEIIHTNRACTAQTPGGTSALRIAADFIATNTNIKRIWISNPSWPNHKNIFSSAGLQVCYYNYYNSISHELDFCGMLTSLQKANACDAVLFHGCCHNPTGLDPTINQWKILATLSKKKGWLPLFDLAYQGFAYGLDEDTKGLRIFAASHDELIISNSYSKNFGLYNERVGGLTLIAANSDIAKTTFSQVKYNIRANYSNPPVHGAAIVVTILNDRLLRKIWEQELYYMRQRIQNMRYQFMQILSEKGKNFNFIINQKGMFSFIGLDQDQILRLREDFAIYAVNSSRINIAGITLENISRLCKAIIEVL; encoded by the coding sequence ATGTTTGAATCAATATTTGCAGCTCCTACTGATCCAATTTTAGGGTTAGCTGAACTGTTTCATGCAGATAAACGACATAATAAAATTAACTTAGGTATAGGTGTATATAAAGATGAAACTGGTAATACTCCAATTCTTAATAGTGTAAAACAAGCTGAACAATATCTATTAGAAAATGAAACAACTAAAAATTATCTTAATATTGATGGTTTAAGCGACTTTGCTCGTTTTACACAAGAACTTTTATTTGGCATAAATAGTGAAATCATTCATACTAATCGTGCTTGTACAGCACAAACTCCAGGTGGCACTAGTGCATTACGTATAGCTGCTGATTTTATAGCTACTAACACTAATATTAAACGGATCTGGATAAGTAATCCTAGTTGGCCTAATCATAAAAATATATTTAGTTCAGCTGGTCTTCAAGTTTGCTATTATAACTACTATAATTCAATTAGTCATGAACTTGATTTTTGTGGCATGCTAACATCTTTACAAAAAGCAAATGCTTGTGATGCAGTACTATTTCACGGGTGTTGTCATAATCCAACTGGTCTTGATCCAACTATTAATCAATGGAAAATATTAGCAACATTATCGAAAAAAAAAGGTTGGTTACCATTATTTGATTTAGCTTATCAAGGGTTTGCTTATGGATTAGATGAAGATACTAAAGGATTGCGTATTTTTGCAGCTTCTCATGATGAACTAATTATTTCTAATTCTTATTCTAAAAATTTTGGTCTTTATAATGAACGTGTAGGAGGATTAACACTAATTGCAGCTAATAGCGATATTGCTAAAACTACTTTTAGTCAAGTAAAATATAATATTCGTGCTAATTATTCTAATCCACCAGTTCATGGTGCTGCAATAGTAGTAACAATTCTAAATGATAGATTATTACGTAAGATTTGGGAACAAGAACTATATTATATGCGACAACGTATTCAAAATATGCGTTATCAATTTATGCAGATACTATCTGAAAAAGGAAAAAATTTTAATTTTATCATTAATCAGAAGGGTATGTTCTCTTTTATTGGATTAGATCAAGATCAAATATTACGTTTACGTGAAGATTTTGCTATTTATGCCGTAAATTCCAGTAGAATTAACATAGCAGGTATTACGTTAGAAAATATTTCCAGATTATGTAAAGCCATTATAGAAGTATTATAA
- a CDS encoding MBL fold metallo-hydrolase, which translates to MNYKVINVTTFSENCIVIWDKNNIQQAALVDPGGDTELIIKVLSELKLIISQILLTHGHIDHVGAAIELATYYQVQIIGPHFLDAFLLNTLPMQSSLFSLPKCKPLIPDKWLEEGEQIMIGNTIILDVIHCPGHTPGHVVYFDRINRLLISGDVIFNGSIGRTDFPRSSKKDLINSIKNKLLPLGDDITFIPGHGITSTIGYESKNNPFIK; encoded by the coding sequence ATGAATTATAAAGTAATTAATGTTACGACTTTTTCAGAAAACTGTATAGTTATTTGGGATAAAAATAATATTCAACAAGCAGCATTAGTAGATCCTGGTGGTGATACAGAATTAATTATAAAGGTTTTATCTGAACTTAAATTAATAATATCACAGATATTATTAACACATGGACACATTGATCATGTTGGTGCTGCAATAGAACTAGCAACTTATTATCAAGTGCAAATTATTGGACCTCACTTTCTTGATGCATTTTTGCTAAATACTTTACCAATGCAGAGTTCTTTATTTAGTTTACCAAAATGTAAACCTCTAATACCAGATAAATGGTTAGAAGAAGGTGAACAGATTATGATAGGTAATACTATTATATTAGACGTAATACATTGTCCAGGACACACACCAGGCCACGTTGTATATTTTGATCGTATAAATCGTTTATTAATTTCTGGTGATGTAATTTTTAATGGTAGTATAGGACGTACTGATTTTCCTCGTAGTAGTAAAAAAGATTTAATTAATAGCATTAAAAATAAATTATTACCATTAGGTGATGATATAACTTTTATACCAGGTCATGGAATAACTTCGACAATAGGTTATGAAAGCAAGAACAATCCTTTTATTAAATAA
- the kdsB gene encoding 3-deoxy-manno-octulosonate cytidylyltransferase: MNFIAVIPARFNSKRFPGKPLVCIKGKPIIIHMINRIKKSGAYRIIVATDHPDIASAVIAAKGEVCLTHSQHQSGTERLVEVIDKYQFADETIVVNVQGDEPMIPPDIVRQVACNLVQQKNSCMATIAVPITNIEDVFNPDVVKVVTDAYGYAIYFSRAAIPWDREAYAEKCKQIGKLLLRHIGIYAYRAKFIRRYATWKPCPLENIELLEQLRVLWYREKIHVDIVKTNINISINTPEDIKSLLLAMD, encoded by the coding sequence ATGAATTTTATTGCTGTAATTCCAGCTCGATTTAATTCAAAACGTTTTCCGGGAAAGCCATTGGTATGCATTAAAGGTAAACCAATTATTATACATATGATTAACCGTATTAAAAAATCTGGTGCTTATCGTATAATTGTTGCAACTGATCATCCTGATATAGCTTCTGCCGTGATTGCTGCTAAAGGAGAAGTGTGTTTAACACATTCTCAACATCAATCTGGTACAGAACGCTTGGTAGAAGTAATTGATAAATATCAATTTGCTGATGAGACTATTGTAGTAAATGTACAAGGAGATGAACCAATGATTCCACCAGATATTGTACGTCAAGTAGCATGTAATTTAGTACAACAAAAAAATAGTTGTATGGCTACAATTGCAGTTCCTATTACTAATATAGAAGATGTTTTTAATCCCGATGTTGTTAAAGTAGTCACCGATGCATATGGTTATGCAATTTATTTTTCACGGGCTGCTATCCCGTGGGATCGTGAGGCTTATGCTGAAAAATGTAAACAAATTGGTAAATTATTACTACGTCATATTGGAATTTATGCATATCGTGCTAAATTTATTCGTCGCTATGCTACTTGGAAACCTTGTCCATTAGAAAACATTGAGTTATTAGAACAGCTTCGTGTATTATGGTATAGAGAAAAAATTCATGTTGATATAGTAAAGACTAATATCAATATAAGTATTAATACACCAGAAGATATTAAAAGTTTGTTATTAGCAATGGATTAA
- a CDS encoding Trm112 family protein produces MDHRLLKIIACPLCNGKFYYSKAQQELICKSDGLAFPIRNGIPVLIEVEARTLSIEEIYS; encoded by the coding sequence ATGGATCACCGTTTACTTAAAATTATTGCTTGTCCACTTTGTAACGGAAAATTTTATTATAGTAAAGCTCAACAAGAGTTAATTTGTAAATCTGATGGATTGGCTTTTCCAATACGAAATGGAATTCCAGTATTAATTGAAGTTGAAGCACGTACATTATCTATAGAAGAGATTTATTCATGA
- the lpxK gene encoding tetraacyldisaccharide 4'-kinase, translating to MMNHIWSGRSKLWIILWPCSVLYGVITWLIKISFKCGWRKRWRAKCPVVVVGNLTVGGNGKTPVVIWLIQALQERGLRIGVVSRGYGGKAKRYPLLVTEDTSPSQAGDEPVMIAQRTQVPVAVAPNRYLAAKALLDAHDIDVIVTDDGLQHYALHRDIEIVVIDGVRRFGNGWLLPAGPMRERVSRLSNVDAIIVNGGHVNVNNIEIAMTIKPGLAINLLTGKPISLHKLPPIVAMAGIGYPPNFFNMIKKQGINPIAEIAFTDHYVYSKAELHSLTKQDQCLLMTEKDAVKCRNFAQPNWWYLLVDAHLHGSRVSTLLADIVELYTTTRDVRLRY from the coding sequence ATCATGAATCATATTTGGAGTGGACGTTCAAAACTATGGATTATATTATGGCCATGTAGTGTATTATATGGAGTAATTACTTGGTTAATTAAAATAAGTTTTAAATGTGGTTGGCGTAAACGTTGGCGTGCTAAGTGTCCAGTAGTCGTAGTAGGTAATCTTACAGTTGGAGGTAATGGTAAAACACCAGTTGTAATTTGGTTAATTCAGGCATTACAAGAACGAGGTTTACGCATCGGTGTAGTATCACGTGGTTATGGTGGTAAAGCTAAGCGGTATCCATTATTAGTTACTGAAGATACATCACCTAGTCAAGCTGGAGATGAACCTGTCATGATCGCACAGCGTACACAAGTACCAGTAGCCGTAGCACCGAATCGTTATTTAGCTGCTAAAGCATTATTAGATGCACACGATATTGATGTAATTGTTACTGATGATGGTTTACAACATTATGCATTACATCGTGATATTGAAATTGTAGTAATTGATGGAGTACGTAGATTTGGTAATGGTTGGTTGTTACCAGCTGGTCCTATGCGTGAACGTGTGTCTAGATTATCTAATGTAGATGCTATTATCGTTAATGGTGGTCATGTAAATGTAAATAATATAGAAATTGCTATGACAATAAAACCTGGTTTAGCTATTAATTTATTAACAGGAAAACCTATTAGTTTACATAAATTACCACCTATTGTCGCTATGGCAGGGATAGGGTATCCACCAAACTTTTTTAATATGATTAAGAAACAAGGTATTAATCCAATAGCAGAAATTGCCTTTACAGATCATTATGTTTATAGCAAAGCAGAATTACATAGTTTAACTAAACAAGATCAATGCCTCTTAATGACTGAAAAAGATGCTGTTAAATGTCGGAATTTTGCTCAACCTAATTGGTGGTATCTATTAGTTGATGCACATCTTCATGGTAGCAGGGTATCTACATTACTAGCTGATATTGTTGAGCTTTATACTACTACGCGTGATGTACGATTACGCTATTAA
- the msbA gene encoding lipid A ABC transporter ATP-binding protein/permease MsbA, with amino-acid sequence MYQEKDYSTWSTFRRLWPMIAPHKIGLFASTLSLMLNAAGDTLIISLLKPLLDDGFGKSNQSVLLWMPIVIICLMIARGVTSYISSYCISWVSGNVVMDMRRRLFSHMMSMPVAFFDQQSTGTLLSRITYDSEQVASSSSGALVTLVRESAVIIGMFVMMFYYSWRISLILILLTPIVSCAICNISKRFRSISKNMQNAMGQVTTSAEQMLKGHKEILIFGGQEIETERFSQVSNKMRQQHMKLISTSSISDPLIQLIASSALAFILYIASFRSVMETLSAGTITVIFSAMIALMRPLKALTNVNAQFQRGMAACQTLFGILDSDKEMDHGKRELGRAKGNIEFRNVTFSYPGQTIPTLRDINMILSAGKTVALVGSSGSGKSTMVSLLTRFYDITHGKILLDGYDLREYTLRSLRNQVALVSQNVYLFDDTIANNIAYACNNKYSRKEIERAANMAHAMNFIKNMENGLDTLIGENGILLSGGQRQRIAIARALLRDCPILILDEATSALDSESEHAIQSALEELQKNRTSLIIAHRLSTIQKADEIEVVEDGCIVEKGTHNVLLVKKGIYAQLHKLQQFN; translated from the coding sequence ATGTATCAAGAAAAAGATTATTCTACATGGAGCACATTCCGCCGACTATGGCCGATGATAGCACCCCACAAGATAGGTTTATTTGCATCTACTTTATCACTGATGCTTAATGCAGCAGGAGATACTCTGATCATTTCCTTATTAAAACCTTTACTAGATGATGGCTTTGGTAAATCGAATCAGTCTGTTTTACTTTGGATGCCAATAGTTATTATCTGTTTAATGATAGCACGTGGTGTAACTAGTTATATTTCTAGTTATTGCATATCATGGGTTTCAGGTAATGTAGTTATGGATATGCGTCGTCGTTTATTTAGTCATATGATGAGTATGCCTGTTGCTTTTTTTGATCAGCAATCGACTGGTACTTTATTATCTCGTATTACATATGATTCAGAACAAGTGGCATCTTCATCTTCTGGTGCTTTGGTTACTTTAGTACGTGAAAGTGCTGTTATTATAGGTATGTTTGTAATGATGTTTTACTATAGTTGGAGAATATCCTTAATTCTCATTTTACTTACACCTATAGTTTCCTGTGCAATTTGTAATATTTCCAAACGTTTTCGCAGTATAAGTAAAAATATGCAAAATGCTATGGGACAAGTAACGACCAGTGCTGAACAAATGCTTAAAGGACATAAAGAGATATTAATTTTTGGTGGCCAAGAGATAGAAACAGAACGTTTTTCTCAGGTTAGTAATAAGATGCGTCAGCAGCATATGAAATTAATATCTACTTCATCAATTTCTGATCCATTAATTCAGCTTATTGCATCATCAGCATTAGCTTTCATACTATATATTGCAAGTTTTCGAAGTGTGATGGAAACATTAAGTGCAGGAACTATTACTGTAATATTTTCGGCAATGATTGCCCTTATGCGTCCTCTAAAAGCATTGACTAATGTTAATGCACAATTTCAACGTGGTATGGCTGCATGTCAAACTTTATTTGGTATTTTAGATAGTGATAAAGAAATGGATCATGGTAAACGTGAATTAGGACGAGCAAAAGGTAATATAGAATTTCGTAATGTTACTTTTAGTTATCCTGGGCAGACTATTCCAACATTACGTGATATTAATATGATTCTTTCAGCAGGTAAAACAGTTGCATTAGTAGGAAGTTCTGGTTCTGGTAAATCAACAATGGTCAGTTTATTAACACGTTTCTATGATATTACTCATGGAAAAATTCTATTAGATGGTTATGATTTACGAGAATATACATTACGTTCCCTTCGTAATCAAGTTGCATTAGTTTCGCAAAATGTATATTTATTTGATGATACAATAGCTAATAATATCGCTTATGCATGTAATAATAAATACTCTCGTAAAGAGATAGAACGAGCAGCAAATATGGCTCATGCTATGAATTTTATTAAAAATATGGAGAATGGTTTAGATACATTAATTGGTGAAAATGGAATATTACTTTCTGGTGGACAAAGACAGCGTATTGCTATTGCACGTGCATTATTACGTGATTGTCCTATTTTAATTCTTGATGAAGCAACGTCTGCTTTAGACTCTGAATCAGAACATGCAATTCAATCAGCGTTAGAGGAATTACAAAAAAATCGTACATCTTTGATTATTGCACATCGCTTATCAACAATTCAAAAAGCTGATGAAATTGAAGTGGTTGAAGATGGATGTATCGTCGAAAAAGGTACACACAATGTTTTATTAGTTAAAAAAGGCATTTATGCTCAACTTCATAAATTACAACAATTTAATTAA
- the ihfB gene encoding integration host factor subunit beta, with translation MTKSELIERLASQYTHIPAKIIENAIKEMIEYMVSTLAKGKRIEIRGFGSFSLHYRAPRTGRNPKTGDKVKLEGKYVPHFKPGKELRDRVNISIYNN, from the coding sequence ATGACCAAATCAGAGTTAATTGAAAGACTTGCTAGTCAGTATACTCATATCCCAGCTAAAATTATTGAGAATGCAATCAAAGAAATGATTGAGTACATGGTAAGCACATTAGCTAAAGGAAAACGTATTGAAATTAGAGGCTTTGGTAGTTTTTCCTTGCATTATCGTGCGCCACGTACTGGTCGTAATCCAAAAACTGGTGATAAAGTAAAACTTGAAGGAAAATATGTTCCTCATTTTAAACCAGGTAAAGAACTACGTGATCGTGTAAATATATCTATTTATAATAATTAA